One stretch of Nicotiana tabacum cultivar K326 chromosome 18, ASM71507v2, whole genome shotgun sequence DNA includes these proteins:
- the LOC107787969 gene encoding uncharacterized protein LOC107787969: protein MDSTSKYSPFCLKWPWDVHNQNPKNPLPCTFETPWLFKPFKIIGSGVFNLIQNVSKAQPLSPEFHFQSNGGVGQNTTLKLMKKLTPADQAEAEQSALASALASGKEGTVIEFYSPKCRLCNSLVNFVNEVENRNSDWLNIVMADAENDQWLPELLHYDIKYVPCFVLLDKYGRALAKTGMPSSRLHVVAGISHLLKMKRPQHK, encoded by the exons ATGGATTCTACATCGAAGTACTCTCCCTTTTGTTTAAAATGGCCATGGGATGTCCATAACCAAAACCCTAAAAACCCTCTGCCTTGTACCTTTGAAACACCCTGGTTATTCAAACCATTCAAGATTATTGGCTCTGGAGTGTTTAATTTAATCCAAAATGTATCAAAAGCCCAACCTTTATCACCCGAATTCCATTTTCAGTCGAATGGTGGAGTCGGCCAAAACACTACCTTGAAGTTGATGAAGAAATTGACTCCTGCAGACCAAGCGGAGGCCGAGCAGAGTGCGTTAGCGTCTGCCTTGGCCAGTGGAAAGGAGGGTACTGTAATTGAATTTTACTCCCCAAAGTGCCGGCTCTGCAATTCTTTGGTTAATTTCGTTAACGAGGTTGAGAACAGGAATTCTGACTGGCTCAACATTGTTATGGCTGATGCAGAGAATGACCAATGGTTGCCTGAG CTTCTCCATTATGACATAAAGTATGTTCCTTGCTTCGTTCTACTGGACAAATACGGGAGGGCACTTGCAAAGACGGGCATGCCAAGTAGCCGACTGCATGTTGTGGCTGGTATTTCTCATCTCCTCAAAATGAAACGTCCACAACACAAATAG